Proteins found in one Quercus robur chromosome 2, dhQueRobu3.1, whole genome shotgun sequence genomic segment:
- the LOC126715787 gene encoding probable xyloglucan endotransglucosylase/hydrolase protein 23 isoform X5, with the protein MASMASSRVPFILLVLLLGSMMVASVANLNQDFDITWGDGRANIINNGELLTLSLDKASGSGFQSKNEYLFGKIDMQLKLVPGNSAGTVTAYYLSSKGSTWDEIDFEFLGNLSGDPYILHTNVFSQGKGNREQQFYLWFDPTADFHTYSILWNPQRIIFSVDGTPIRDFKNLESNGVPFPKNQPMRIYSSLWNADDWATRGGLVKTDWTQAPFTASYRNFNANACVWTSGVSSCGSNSPSATSSNNAWLSQGLDSASHQRLQSAQKNYMIYNYCTDTKRFPQGLPTECTTS; encoded by the exons ATGGCTTCTATGGCTTCCTCAAGAGTTCCTTTCATCCTTCTAGTGCTTCTTCTTGGGTCAATGATGGTTGCCTCTGTTGCTAACTTGAACCAAGATTTTGACATTACATGGGGAGATGGTCGTGCTAATATAATCAACAATGGTGAGCTCCTTACTCTCTCACTAGACAAAGCTTCTGGCTCAGGATTCCAGTCCAAGAATGAATATCTATTTGGAAAGATTGATATGCAGCTCAAGCTTGTCCCTGGAAACTCTGCTGGCACTGTCACTGCCTATTAT TTGTCCTCGAAAGGATCAACATGGGATGAGATAGACTTTGAATTCTTGGGGAATCTGAGTGGTGATCCTTATATACTTCACACTAATGTGttcagccaaggcaagggcaacAGAGAGCAGCAATTCTATCTATGGTTTGACCCAACTGCAGATTTTCACACTTATTCCATACTTTGGAATCCCCAGCGCATTAT TTTCTCTGTGGATGGCACTCCCATTAGAGACTTCAAGAACTTGGAGTCAAATGGTGTTCCATTCCCAAAGAATCAACCAATGAGGATATACTCTAGCCTCTGGAATGCTGATGATTGGGCCACAAGGGGTGGACTCGTCAAGACAGATTGGACACAAGCTCCTTTCACTGCTTCCTATAGAAACTTCAACGCAAATGCTTGTGTTTGGACCTCTGGGGTATCCTCCTGCGGTTCAAACTCTCCCTCTGCTACTTCTAGCAATAATGCTTGGCTCTCACAAGGGTTGGATTCAGCGAGTCACCAGAGATTGCAATCCGCGCAGAAGAACTATATGATATACAACTATTGCACAGACACAAAGAGGTTTCCCCAAGGCCTTCCTACAGAATGTACCACATCCTAG